From Gallus gallus isolate bGalGal1 chromosome 14, bGalGal1.mat.broiler.GRCg7b, whole genome shotgun sequence, one genomic window encodes:
- the LOC112533445 gene encoding uncharacterized protein LOC112533445 isoform X1, which translates to MGLVIAAQILLVLIDKPKDPQILILCFDIFNDVSGEDPVDSDWLTPELVKKLLTDKFPSPAATICAGVAMLSRWSSFVVGTACVPEGQGKINPHLRKIKLAPACYSPAARGHAEKKQHCNRIILGGNQRLFMDEGDLSSDLWESAPPSHRAELRCNEDLFCTALILFCTQHPQQSAVTITPQQPLGTGPEQPCAIPTYPSLPRY; encoded by the exons ATGGGACTGGTGATTGCAGCACAAATCCTGCTGGTTTTAATTGACAAACCAAAAGATCCTCAGATCCTAATCCtctgttttgatatttttaatgatgtgAGTGGGGAAGACCCTGTGGACTCAGACTGGCTGACTCCAGAGCTGGTGAAGAAGCTTTTAACAGACAAATTTCCTAGCCCAGCTGCAACAATCTGTGCAGGAGTGGCAATGCTGAGTAGATGGAGCTCCTTTGTTGTGGGAACAGCTTGTGTGCCTGAAGGTCAGGGCAAGATCAATCCTCACCTGAGGAAAATCAAGCTGGCTCCTGCATG TTATTCCCCAGCAGCACGCGGCCATGCAGAGAAGAAACAACATTGCAACAGGATCATCCTTG GTGGAAATCAAAGGCTGTTCATGGACGAAGGAGACCTCAGCTCGGACCTTTGGGAAAGTGCTCCTCCCTCTCACAGGGCAGAGCTGCGGTGCAATGAAGATTTATTCTGCACCGCATTGATTTTATTCTGCACACAGCATCCTCAGCAAAGCGCTGTGACAATCACTccacagcagcccctggggaCAGGACCAGAGCAGCCATGTGCCATTCCCACCTACCCGTCACTGCCGAGATATTAA
- the LOC112533445 gene encoding uncharacterized protein LOC112533445 isoform X3: MGLVIAAQILLVLIDKPKDPQILILCFDIFNDVSGEDPVDSDWLTPELVKKLLTDKFPSPAATICAGVAMLSRWSSFVVGTACVPEVIPQQHAAMQRRNNIATGSSLVEIKGCSWTKETSARTFGKVLLPLTGQSCGAMKIYSAPH, encoded by the exons ATGGGACTGGTGATTGCAGCACAAATCCTGCTGGTTTTAATTGACAAACCAAAAGATCCTCAGATCCTAATCCtctgttttgatatttttaatgatgtgAGTGGGGAAGACCCTGTGGACTCAGACTGGCTGACTCCAGAGCTGGTGAAGAAGCTTTTAACAGACAAATTTCCTAGCCCAGCTGCAACAATCTGTGCAGGAGTGGCAATGCTGAGTAGATGGAGCTCCTTTGTTGTGGGAACAGCTTGTGTGCCTGAAG TTATTCCCCAGCAGCACGCGGCCATGCAGAGAAGAAACAACATTGCAACAGGATCATCCTTG GTGGAAATCAAAGGCTGTTCATGGACGAAGGAGACCTCAGCTCGGACCTTTGGGAAAGTGCTCCTCCCTCTCACAGGGCAGAGCTGCGGTGCAATGAAGATTTATTCTGCACCGCATTGA
- the LOC112533445 gene encoding uncharacterized protein LOC112533445 isoform X4: protein MGLVIAAQILLVLIDKPKDPQILILCFDIFNDVSGEDPVDSDWLTPELVKKLLTDKFPSPAATICAGVAMLSRWSSFVVGTACVPEVIPQQHAAMQRRNNIATGSSL, encoded by the exons ATGGGACTGGTGATTGCAGCACAAATCCTGCTGGTTTTAATTGACAAACCAAAAGATCCTCAGATCCTAATCCtctgttttgatatttttaatgatgtgAGTGGGGAAGACCCTGTGGACTCAGACTGGCTGACTCCAGAGCTGGTGAAGAAGCTTTTAACAGACAAATTTCCTAGCCCAGCTGCAACAATCTGTGCAGGAGTGGCAATGCTGAGTAGATGGAGCTCCTTTGTTGTGGGAACAGCTTGTGTGCCTGAAG TTATTCCCCAGCAGCACGCGGCCATGCAGAGAAGAAACAACATTGCAACAGGATCATCCTTG TAA
- the LOC112533445 gene encoding uncharacterized protein LOC112533445 isoform X2, translated as MGLVIAAQILLVLIDKPKDPQILILCFDIFNDVSGEDPVDSDWLTPELVKKLLTDKFPSPAATICAGVAMLSRWSSFVVGTACVPEGQGKINPHLRKIKLAPACYSPAARGHAEKKQHCNRIILVIAGNGHQWDGGSRDAVTACCTRGE; from the exons ATGGGACTGGTGATTGCAGCACAAATCCTGCTGGTTTTAATTGACAAACCAAAAGATCCTCAGATCCTAATCCtctgttttgatatttttaatgatgtgAGTGGGGAAGACCCTGTGGACTCAGACTGGCTGACTCCAGAGCTGGTGAAGAAGCTTTTAACAGACAAATTTCCTAGCCCAGCTGCAACAATCTGTGCAGGAGTGGCAATGCTGAGTAGATGGAGCTCCTTTGTTGTGGGAACAGCTTGTGTGCCTGAAGGTCAGGGCAAGATCAATCCTCACCTGAGGAAAATCAAGCTGGCTCCTGCATG TTATTCCCCAGCAGCACGCGGCCATGCAGAGAAGAAACAACATTGCAACAGGATCATCCTTG TAATTGCAGGCAACGGCCACCAGTGGGACGGGGGGAGCAGGGATGCAGTGACTGCCTGCTGCACAAGAGGAGAGTGA